In Apium graveolens cultivar Ventura chromosome 10, ASM990537v1, whole genome shotgun sequence, the following are encoded in one genomic region:
- the LOC141691617 gene encoding ubiquitin C-terminal hydrolase 12-like, producing the protein MSIKGAVLREWRDTPPAHYLIKLQSFSLYSKHGVHHIMTNIFQAGQQEWKIILYPKGKDGGKGDHVSIYIMLESTSSLEAGKDVNAIFKFFLFDQIRGKYLTVQGRAKRFDWVKYEWGFSKFISLEALEEPTNGFLVDDTCFFGVEVFLSEGPRLGQIDECLSISEAANISGKYVWEVYQFSELEEDCYSDEFRIGGHLWYVRKLFDHQINSIRPLPVFGITIITEFYTSINVENIVATIWFSASIEDWGWHSLIELKDLNDSAKGYVVDDRCIFEAELTLLCETSLETPNMPTDSTSLDSSTSSGSSY; encoded by the exons ATGTCAATAAAGG GGGCTGTTCTAAGAGAATGGAGGGATACTCCACCAGCACATTATTTGATCAAACTCCAGTCTTTCTCACTCTATTCCAAACATGGCGTCCATCATATTATGACAAACATTTTTCAAGCTGGACAGCAAGAATG GAAGATTATACTGTATCCGAAAGGAAAAGATGGAGGTAAGGGTGATCATGTATCTATATACATAATGCTCGAAAGCACAAGTAGTCTAGAAGCTGGTAAGGACGTCAATGCCATTTTCAAGTTCTTTTTGTTCGACCAAATTCGAGGAAAATATCTTACTGTTCAAG GGAGAGCAAAACGTTTTGACTGGGTAAAATACGAATGGGGGTTCTCTAAATTCATCTCTTTAGAAGCTTTGGAAGAACCTACTAATGGTTTTCTGGTAGACGACACTTGCTTCTTTGGAGTGGAGGTTTTTTTAAGTGAAGGTCCGCGGCTAGGTCAAATAGATGAATGTCTCTCAATATCAGAAGCGGCTAACATCTCTGGTAAATATGTGTGGGAGGTTTATCAATTTTCAGAGTTGGAGGAGGATTGTTATTCTGACGAGTTCCGCATTGGAGGTCATTTGTGGTATGTGCGAAAACTGTTTGATCATCAAATTAACTCAATACGGCCTCTCCCTGTATTTGGT ATTACCATTATAACTGAATTTTACACTAGTATTAATGTCGAAAATATTGTAGCTACCATCTGGTTTAGTGCATCAATTGAGGACTGGGGTTGGCATTCACTAATCGAACTAAAAGATCTTAATGATTCTGCAAAAGGATATGTAGTTGATGACCGATGCATATTTGAAGCAGAACTTACATTGCTATGTGAAACTTCTCTGGAGACTCCAAATATGCCGACTGACTCCACTTCATTAGATAGTAGTACTTCATCAGGAAGCAGCTATTAG
- the LOC141693421 gene encoding uncharacterized protein LOC141693421, whose product MATKCKYWLPKKKRFCANLPLGTSIFCGNHTTRSNDKWVPCPIDPSHNVLEENLEGHLKKCPFIKYAKSLSLLPYYSKGINSGEEGNEVVDYVTSEMKRKAVNGMTAKELSELISKIKSVHASICNDIQDSHKIPEACGVWTNHEIDRKLPFQEKHVLQQASILGNLEDVGVIKSSGADGSCVDDDIPAVVEFGAGRGYLTQMLADCYGIKKVFLVERKSYKLKADRSLRQIESLTLERLRIDIEDLNLNAVESFKGIPYLAIGKHLCGPATDMTIRCCLAKPCVQDNVAKGTENPYLRGLALATCCHHLCQWKHYINKRYMSNLGFDRDYFHAITWFTSWAVDADHGTALSDVDATSHPEIMEDGRDRGIDLLRDEGISRNMSAVDRAVLGFMCKDIIDMGRLMWMKEHSLDSRLVKYVPSNISPENRLLIAKHKNDILL is encoded by the exons ATGGCAACAAAGTGCAAATACTGGCTCCCCAAGAAGAAAAGATTTTGTGCAAACCTCCCTCTTGGAACTTCAAT ATTCTGTGGAAATCATACAACAAGAAGCAATGACAAGTGGGTTCCATGCCCAATTGACCCTTCTCA CAATGTACTTGAAGAAAATCTGGAGGGTCATCTTAAGAAGTGCCCTTTTATAAAATATGCGAAGTCACTATCGCTTTTGCCTTACTATAGTAAAGGGATTAATAGTGGTGAAGAGGGGAATGAAGTGGTAGATTATGTTACCTCGGAAATGAAGCGAAAAGCTGTGAATGGTATGACTGCAAAAGAACTGTCAGAATTGATTAGTAAGATTAAGTCCGTTCATGCTTCGATTTGTAATGACATTCAAGATTCGCATAAGATTCCGGAGGCTTGTGGAGTTTGGACTAATCATGAAATTGACAG GAAGTTGCCATTCCAAGAAAAGCATGTATTGCAGCAGGCCTCCATACTTGGGAATTTGGAAGACGTTGGTGTTATAAAGTCTTCTGGTGCAGATGGGTcatgtgttgatgatgatattcCTGCAGTGGTTGAATTTGGAGCCGGGAGGGGATACTTAACGCAAATGCTTGCAGACTGTTATGGGATCAAAAAAGTTTTCTTGGTTGAGAGAAAGTCATACAAACTCAAG GCTGATCGAAGCCTGCGTCAGATAGAGAGCTTGACATTAGAGCGATTGAGAATTGATA TTGAGGATTTAAACTTGAATGCTGTTGAGTCTTTTAAAGGAATTCCATATTTGGCAATTGGTAAACATCTTTGTGGGCCAGCAACAG ATATGACCATAAGATGTTGTTTAGCAAAGCCTTGTGTTCAAGATAATGTTGCTAAAGGGACTGAAAACCCTTATCTGAGAGGCTTAGCATTAGCAACATGCTGCCATCATCTTTGTCAATGGAAGCATTACATAA ATAAGCGATATATGTCAAATCTGGGGTTTGATAGAGATTATTTTCATGCCATTACATGGTTTACCAGCTGGGCAGTCGATGCAGATCATGGTACAGCACTTTCTGATGTAGATGCCACATCACATCCGGAAATAAT gGAGGATGGACGAGACAGGGGTATTGATCTATTAAGAGATGAAGGAATTTCAAGGAACATGAGTGCTGTGGATAGAGCAGTACTGGGTTTCATGTGCAAAGATATTATTGACATGGGAAGGTTGATGTGGATGAAGGAACATAGTCTGGATTCTCGACTTGTCAAGTACGTTCCGTCCAATATCTCTCCTGAAAATCGTCTGTTGATCGCAAAGCACAAGAATGACATTTTATTATAA
- the LOC141693422 gene encoding short-chain dehydrogenase reductase 3b-like: protein MAKLRLHGKVAIITGAASGIGEATARLFVEHGAFVVIADIQDALGQKVVSSIDSDKVVYKHCDISDESQVEELISYTIQKYGSLDIMYSNAGIMGSSARLLEMDMASFDKSIAINLRGAVLVVKYAGAEMVENKIRGSIICTGSVSATAGANGPFGYTVCKHAILGIVRAAASELGKHGIRVNCVSPSGVATPLSCATYNSSASEVEMFSATMSGLKGIILKTEHVAEAALFLASDESLYINGHNLAVDGGVSTMNTGLAMMQDSFMK, encoded by the exons ATGGCTAAGCTAAG GTTACATGGAAAGGTCGCAATCATCACGGGAGCAGCAAGCGGCATAGGAGAGGCAACAGCAAGGTTATTTGTGGAGCATGGAGCATTTGTTGTTATAGCAGACATCCAAGATGCATTGGGACAAAAAGTAGTTTCTTCAATTGACTCTGATAAAGTTGTTTACAAGCATTGTGATATCAGCGACGAAAGTCAAGTTGAGGAGCTGATATCGTACACCATACAAAAATATGGCAGTCTGGATATAATGTACAGTAATGCAGGAATCATGGGTTCAAGTGCTAGATTACTGGAAATGGATATGGCCAGTTTTGACAAAAGCATAGCCATCAATTTGCGCGGTGCAGTTTTAGTAGTCAAGTATGCAGGGGCTGAGATGGTAGAAAATAAGATCAGGGGGTCAATTATCTGCACAGGCAGTGTTTCAGCCACTGCTGGTGCAAATGGTCCATTTGGTTATACTGTTTGTAAGCACGCGATACTAGGCATTGTTCGAGCTGCTGCTAGTGAACTCGGGAAGCATGGTATAAGGGTGAATTGTGTTTCTCCATCGGGTGTTGCCACACCCTTGTCGTGTGCCACGTACAATAGTTCAGCAAGTGAGGTTGAAATGTTTAGTGCCACAATGTCAGGATTGAAAGGAATAATTTTGAAGACGGAACATGTAGCTGAGGCGGCATTGTTTCTGGCTTCAGATGAATCTTTATACATAAATGGACACAATTTAGCTGTTGATGGTGGCGTTTCTACTATGAATACTGGTCTGGCAATGATGCAGGATAGCTTTATGAAGTGA